A genomic window from Fusarium oxysporum Fo47 chromosome VIII, complete sequence includes:
- a CDS encoding heterokaryon incompatibility protein-domain-containing protein gives MPDMLDPGTPTITPPVSPGGGVERRRSRNPLKNMMQHLTVDPPPADDDREPRRASLIRRISWRKSRSPSAHSDRSGGQAQDPNLCTACAGWAADIDSTFDTMDDFFTRALNPTSADTFENKEHSLGRLKELEENRFMTKCPLCKLFLSVHIPSEGEGDLYLSGFSSRDTNYLIDNQSMFEQGHSAKNKIKGVSPAYLGVVPKKSGDGALSWDVSADWFRGSGMLYRTMPEPPNELLSARSEGKHSRANSMTDNAGWQKRGIWGRELEGVIDMSIGVDWLRFCEFYHQGRCGRKPVTREMPGFKLVDCAKNPPQVVTASITERYAVLSYVWGNKTTETWPKVVWDAVIATKDLGVRYLWVDRLCMEEVQPAERMQQIARMDDIFEGAILAIIAACGEDADYGLPGVGSRTRPAQPKYEFVNSNITLVSSLQDPRLAIKNSTWYQRGWTYQEGLLARRRLIFTDQQMYWECEGMCCPESLILPLEYYHDMEEQRMCDFMRPGLFNGVSFVDGSWERWKRLPGKAEDPSTLSIFREADQHIGNYTRRDLTYDRDSLDAFLGMLRRLKTTVGRGKMFNILGIPLWAPQMDQGPAVQGLPRTRDIFALSTCFWHHKEGVIATRRPHMPSWTWAGWKGPVDLYSSITVVDPDTKAVQRKHNHHHYVSATHVSRNDPNSIRWTYSPNIVLVNRDGSVAYDFGASTAVTGMPPSPPNLHIRPYGIHVPNPFVLDRVKARSHPDGWIFNRVSVDIRMSRGAGSMREYIERHARGEQMTVLWFVEEALVMLLVVERTEREGRIVWERVGRMRMGFPEEAKDVVKRCGRLEKMVEELPLRRLGEDIVIE, from the coding sequence ATGCCGGATATGCTGGACCCAGGTACTCCGACCATCACGCCTCCCGTCTCACCAGGCGGTGGCGTCGAGAGGCGTCGGTCACGGAACCCTCTCAAGAACATGATGCAGCATCTCACTGTGGATCCTCCCCCGGCTGATGACGACCGAGAGCCCAGGAGAGCTTCTCTCATACGGAGAATCAGCTGGCGCAAGAGTCGCAGTCCCTCGGCGCATTCTGATAGATCGGGAGGGCAGGCGCAAGACCCCAATCTGTGCACTGCGTGTGCGGGTTGGGCGGCTGATATCGACTCTACGTTTGACACCATGGATGATTTCTTCACGAGAGCTCTGAATCCAACATCTGCGGATACGTTTGAGAACAAGGAGCATTCGTTAGGGCGGTTAAAGGAGCTTGAAGAGAATCGCTTCATGACAAAATGTCCCCTCTGCAAGCTCTTTCTCTCAGTGCACATTCCCAGCGAAGGAGAGGGCGATCTATATCTCTCTGGTTTCTCAAGTCGCGATACAAATTACCTCATCGACAATCAGAGCATGTTTGAGCAGGGCCACTCAGCAAAGAATAAGATCAAAGGCGTTAGCCCAGCATATCTAGGCGTCGTGCCCAAAAAGAGCGGTGATGGCGCGTTGAGCTGGGATGTGAGCGCTGATTGGTTCCGTGGGTCTGGTATGCTCTATCGAACAATGCCTGAGCCACCGAATGAACTTCTCAGCGCTAGATCAGAAGGGAAGCATTCGCGTGCGAATTCTATGACCGATAATGCCGGTTGGCAGAAACGTGGTATTTGGGGTCGTGAGTTGGAGGGCGTTATTGATATGTCTATTGGAGTGGATTGGCTACGGTTCTGCGAATTCTATCACCAGGGACGATGTGGCCGAAAGCCCGTTACGCGAGAGATGCCGGGTTTCAAGCTCGTCGACTGCGCAAAGAATCCTCCTCAGGTGGTCACTGCGTCCATCACAGAACGGTATGCGGTTCTGAGTTATGTCTGGGGAAACAAGACGACAGAAACATGGCCCAAGGTTGTATGGGACGCTGTTATTGCGACTAAAGATCTCGGTGTCAGATATCTCTGGGTTGATCGTCTTTGCATGGAGGAGGTTCAACCCGCGGAGCGGATGCAGCAGATTGCAAGGATGGATGATATCTTTGAAGGTGCCATATTAGCCATCATTGCAGCTTGCGGTGAGGATGCGGATTATGGCCTTCCTGGCGTGGGATCACGAACACGACCGGCTCAGCCAAAGTACGAATTCGTCAACTCCAACATCACACTTGTATCGAGTCTTCAAGATCCACGGTTGGCGATTAAGAACTCAACGTGGTATCAGCGAGGCTGGACATATcaagaaggtcttcttgcGAGACGGCGCTTGATATTTACGGATCAGCAGATGTATTGGGAATGCGAGGGCATGTGCTGTCCTGAGTCGCTCATCCTACCGCTTGAGTATTACCATGACATGGAAGAGCAGCGGATGTGTGACTTTATGCGTCCTGGTCTATTCAACGGTGTTTCATTCGTCGATGGAAGCTGGGAGCGTTGGAAGAGACTACCCGGCAAGGCTGAAGACCCAAGTACGCTCAGCATCTTCCGAGAAGCAGACCAACATATCGGAAACTACACAAGACGAGACTTGACTTATGACCGAGATTCGCTAGATGCGTTCCTCGGAATGTTAAGACGTCTCAAGACCACCGTCGGTCGCGGTAAGATGTTCAACATCCTCGGCATTCCCCTCTGGGCACCACAAATGGATCAAGGTCCAGCAGTCCAAGGTCTCCCACGCACCCGCGACATCTTTGCTCTCTCAACATGTTTCTGGCACCACAAAGAAGGTGTCATCGCCACAAGACGTCCTCACATGCCCAGCTGGACATGGGCAGGTTGGAAAGGCCCCGTTGATCTCTACTCCTCTATCACAGTAGTAGATCCTGACACAAAAGCCGTTCAACGCAAGCATAACCACCATCACTACGTCTCTGCCACGCACGTATCGCGCAACGACCCTAATTCTATCCGCTGGACATACTCACCCAACATCGTTCTCGTTAACCGCGACGGAAGCGTAGCCTATGACTTTGGCGCCTCGACCGCTGTAACTGGCATGCCCCCCTCACCACCGAACCTACACATCCGCCCCTACGGCATCCACGTCCCCAATCCCTTCGTTCTCGACCGCGTAAAAGCACGTTCTCACCCCGACGGGTGGATCTTCAACCGCGTCAGCGTAGACATACGGATGAGTCGCGGGGCCGGTTCAATGCGAGAGTACATTGAGCGCCATGCGCGCGGTGAACAAATGACGGTGCTGTGGTTTGTGGAAGAGGCGCTTGTAAtgcttcttgttgttgagaggaCGGAGAGGGAGGGGAGGATCGTGTGGGAGAGGGTTgggaggatgaggatgggatTTCCAGAGGAGGCGAAGGATGTTGTTAAGAGGTGTGGACggttggagaagatggtggaggaGTTGCCGCTTCGGAGATTGGGAGAGGATATTGTTATTGAGTAG
- a CDS encoding acid phosphatase-domain-containing protein — MPKKLSKNPLPPSTSTLSTISTTSTSSTALPSSLADPTLPLPKLIVFDLDYTLWPFWVDTHVTPPLKPNSSHTSATDRYGEDYGFFSDVPAILHALPRAGIKIGVASRTSAPSLARDLLKMLHITGPEGGKPKKALDVFEGLLEIYPGCKIKHFESLQKRTGIKYEDMLFFDDEVRNRDTESLGVTMCLVRDGVTWGELERGVTQWRNRRGYITRPEVPEME; from the coding sequence ATGCCAAAGAAACTCTCCAAAAACCCGCTTCCGCCGAGCACCTCAACCCTCTCTacaatctcaacaacatcaacatcatccacCGCCCTCCCATCCTCCCTCGCCGATCCCACCCTTCCGCTCCCCAAGctcatcgtcttcgatcTCGACTACACCCTCTGGCCATTCTGGGTAGACACCCACGTAACACCACCCCTAAAACCCAACTCCTCACACACAAGCGCCACAGATCGATACGGCGAGGACTATGGTTTCTTCAGCGACGTCCCTGCCATTCTTCACGCCCTGCCGCGCGCCGGTATAAAAATCGGCGTGGCATCGCGAACTTCTGCGCCGAGCCTTGCGCGCGATTTGTTAAAGATGCTGCATATCACTGGACCAGAGGGCGGGAAGCCAAAGAAAGCGCTGGATGTGTTCGAGGGCTTGTTGGAGATTTATCCAGGGTGCAAGATCAAGCACTTTGAGAGCTTGCAGAAGAGGACGGGGATCAAGTATGAGGATATGCTGTTCTTCGATGATGAGGTGAGGAATAGAGATACGGAGAGTTTGGGGGTGACGATGTGTCTTGTTAGAGATGGGGTTACGTGGGGGGAGCTTGAGAGGGGTGTTACCCAGTGGAGGAATAGAAGGGGATATATCACAAGACCAGAAGTTCCAGAGATGGAATAG
- a CDS encoding ribosomal protein L1p/L10e family-domain-containing protein — translation MAPSKEVVAPGAAAVTAIDPDQTLKASKALLAHIKKASKQKADESEKRNLLDDDEDPTTTPIWLNLTTKRHIVDKARLQPGKISLPHSLNNEETTICLITAEPQRAYKDIVASEDFPAELGKRITRVIDYGKLKAKYSQYEAQRKLFAEADIFLGDDRIINRLPKILGKTFYKTTQKRPVPVNLQAKAPKVDGKRQKRVKTEGTVNAGTPAEIAKEVQKAINSAFVSLTPSTNTSIRIGYSGWTAEQIAENVDAVVTGMIEKWIPQKWRNMKSIYIKGPETTALPIWLTDELWVDEKDVIAEDEAAKALKGEKPNIGKKRKSLDNTDETETPAAPTKKAKKQKQLPEADDGKLDKQISDRKARLRKQKASANKAIDN, via the exons ATGGCGCCCTCAAAAGAAGTTGTCGCTCCCGGCGCTGCCGCTGTCACAGCAATTGACCCCGATCAG ACCCTGAAAGCTTCAAAGGCTCTTCTCGCACACATCAAAAAAGCTTCCAAGCAAAAGGCCGACGAGTCTGAAAAGCGCAATCTcctcgacgacgatgaagatcCTACTACAACTCCCATCTGGCTCAACCTGACGACCAAGCGCCACATCGTCGACAAGGCGCGTCTGCAGCCCGGAAAGATCTCCCTTCCTCACTCGCTCAACAACGAAGAGACCACCATCTGCCTCATCACCGCCGAGCCCCAGCGCGCCTACAAGGACATTGTCGCCTCCGAGGACTTCCCCGCTGAGCTTGGCAAGCGCATCACTCGTGTCATCGACTACGGAAAGCTCAAGGCCAAATACAGCCAGTACGAGGCGCAGAGGAAGCTCTTCGCCGAGGCGGATATCTTCCTTGGTGACGatcgcatcatcaacagATTACCCAAGATTTTGGGAAAGACCTTTTACAAGACAACGCAAAAGCGACCTGTCCCTGTGAACCTACAGGCCAAGGCACCCAAGGTCGATGGAAAGCGACAGAAGCGTGTCAAGACTGAGGGTACTGTCAACGCAGGCACTCCCGCCGAGATCGCCAAGGAGGTTCAGAAGGCAATCAACTCTGCATTCGTCAGCCTGACCCCTTCAACAAACACCTCGATCCGAATTGGATACTCGGGTTGGACCGCTGAGCAGATCGCCGAGAATGTCGATGCCGTTGTCACCGGCATGATCGAGAAGTGGATTCCTCAGAAGTGGCGCAACATGAAGAGCATCTACATCAAGGGTCCCGAGACTACTGCCCTTCCCATCTGGTTGACTGATGAGCTCTGGGTTGACGAGAAGGACGTGATTGCTGAGGACGAGGCCGCCAAGGCCCTCAAGGGTGAGAAGCCCAACATTGGAAAGAAGCGCAAGTCTCTCGACAACACCGACGAGACTGAGACTCCCGCCGCCCCTacgaagaaggccaagaagcagaagcaactTCCAGAGGCCGACGACGGCAAGCTCGATAAGCAAATCTCGGACCGCAAGGCTCGATTGAGAAAGCAAAAGGCATCGGCCAACAAGGCCATTGACAACTGA
- a CDS encoding FMN-dependent dehydrogenase, whose protein sequence is MSDLAAMESESPNIPSPREIQLPSSVPSLDQILSAHDFSLAAQKALSPKAWAFYSSAATDLVTVSKNKELIRRVMLRPRILRNVAEVSIKRNILGLESKAPFIMCPAAMATLAHPDGELGWSRAAASEGIFEIISSNASYSLPNIIGAAPSGHPFFLQLYVNSHRPKTIELLRRARSLGIKAIFVTVDAPVPGKREADERAPQAVVIKSAMSGSESSKDGKGSGLGRLMGQYIDKSLSWEDLEWIRRESSVPIVLKGVQTVEDVKLAVEYGVEGVMLSNHGGRSLDGAQASILILLEVRKRFPEAFQHLEIFIDGGFERGSDILKAIALGATAVGIARPFLYSLVYGQKGVEHLSQILKDELETSMRLAGITSLDQATPELVNTLDVDHLVTSGRIEPSSVSRRVRSSKL, encoded by the exons ATGAGTGATCTCGCAGCAATGGAGTCCGAATCTCCCAACATCCCCTCCCCTCGAG AAATCCAACTCCCCTCCTCCGTCCCCTCCCTCGATCAAATCCTCTCAGCACACGACTTCTCCCTCGCGGCGCAAAAAGCGCTATCACCAAAAGCATGGGCCTTCTACTCCTCCGCCGCCACCGATTTAGTCACAGtctccaagaacaaggaacTCATCCGCAGAGTCATGCTCCGCCCAAGAATCCTACGAAATGTCGCTGAAGTCAGTATAAAGAGGAATATTCTCGGCCTGGAGAGTAAGGCGCCGTTCATCATGTGTCCTGCTGCCATGGCGACGCTGGCGCATCCGGATGGTGAGCTTGGTTGGAGTAGAGCAGCTGCTAGTGAAGGAATCTTTGAGATC ATCTCGAGCAACGCTTCATACTCTCTCCCCAACATCATCGGCGCAGCTCCATCAGGCCATCCCTTCTTCCTCCAACTCTACGTAAACTCTCACCGCCCCAAAACAATTGAACTTCTCCGCCGCGCTCGCTCCCTGGGCATAAAAGCCATCTTCGTAACCGTCGACGCCCCCGTTCCCGGAAAACGCGAGGCCGATGAACGAGCCCCCCAAGCTGTTGTTATAAAATCTGCCATGAGCGGTAGTGAGAGCAGTAAAGATGGTAAGGGCAGTGGACTCGGACGGTTGATGGGGCAGTATATCGACAAGAGTCTTTCGTGGGAGGATTTGGAGTGGATAAGACGGGAGAGCTCTGTGCCGATTGTGCTGAAGGGTGTCCAGACTGTGGAGGATGTCAAGTTGGCGGTTGAGTATGGTGTTGAGGGTGTTATGTTGAGTAATCACGGTGGAAGATCTCTCGATGG TGCTCAGGCTTCtatcctcatccttctcgagGTCCGAAAGCGGTTCCCCGAAGCCTTCCAACATCTTGAGATTTTCATCGACGGAGGCTTTGAACGTGGATCTGATATCCTCAAGGCTATTGCCCTAGGGGCTACTGCTGTTGGAATTGCAAGACCGTTCTTGTATTCGTTGGTGTATGGTCAAAAGGGTGTTGAGCACCTTTCACAGA TTCTTAAGGATGAGCTTGAAACATCTATGAGACTTGCTGGTATTACTAGCCTGGATCAAGCGACGCCTGAGCTCGTTAATACTTTGGATGTTGACCATTTGGTTACTTCTGGACGTATTGAGCCAAGCTCAGTATCACGAAGAGTCAGGTCTTCAAAGCTGTAG
- a CDS encoding CRAL-TRIO domain-containing protein, protein MASTLEATGAPAARITSTASTIADYAYPYGHLGHLTQKQEEAFVQFKKVLEERGLLKVGPPPSHDDPLILRYLRARRWNVEDAYQQFKETEDWRKANDLDVLYDTIDLSAYDFSRRLYPQWTGRRDRRGIPLYVFEVKTLDSKTVHEYEKVGASSTFSKAKSDGKTPSGLLRLFALYENLTRFNMPFCTQLLDREHPEVPITLSTNIVDISGVGLKQFWNLKQHMQAASQLATAHYPETLDRIFVIGAPAFFSTVWGWIKRWFDPITVSKIFILGHNEVKSVLEQYIEPRNIPKKYGGELDYNFGELGNPDPNWEGVVEFENGHKTFPSGPLLWEEDSNGRLVCMAKGSKDGQPRNERICTIPKTFGLAPVVEISSGETVVETPAETNDAAALNGNGHPVSPQGTHDDGVQTDDALLSDDVNEKLKLQDDKPVAAQTTTA, encoded by the exons ATGGCTTCTACTCTCGAAGCTACCGGCGCTCCAGCCGCTCGCATCACCTCTACTGCTTCTACCATTGCAGACTACGCTTATCCTTATGGCCACCTGGGGCATTTGACGCAGAAGCAGGAGGAGGCTTTTGTGCAGTTTAAGAAGGTCCTTGAGGAGAGGGGTCTTTTGAAGGTTGGACCTCCGCCTTCTCATGATGATCCTTTGATCTT GCGATACTTGCGCGCGCGAAGATGGAATGTCGAGGATGCGTATCAGCAATTCAAGGAGACAGAAGATTGGCGCAAGGCAAATGATTTGGACGTTTTATACGACACCATTGATCTAAGCGCCTACGATTTCAGCCGTCGCCTC TACCCCCAATGGACCGGCCGACGCGACCGTCGCGGAATTCCCCTCTACGTCTTTGAAGTCAAGACCCTCGATTCCAAGACCGTCCACGAGTATGAAAAGGTGGGCGCATCGAGTACCTTTTCCAAAGCCAAGTCGGACGGCAAGACGCCAAGCGGCCTGCTGCGCTTATTCGCTCTGTACGAGAACTTGACGCGCTTCAACATGCCGTTCTGCACACAACTCCTCGACCGCGAACATCCCGAGGTTCCTATTACGTTGAGCACAAACATTGTGGATATTTCGGGCGTGGGGCTGAAGCAGTTCTGGAATCTTAAGCAGCATATGCAGGCTGCTTCACAACTTGCTACGGCGCATTACCCCGAGACGCTGGATCGCATATTCGTGATTGGTGCGCCGGCGTTTTTCAGCACTGTTTGGGGTTGGATCAAGCGTTGGTTCGATCCTATCACTGTCTCTAAGATTTTCATCCTTGGTCATAATGAGGTCAAGAGTGTGCTGGAGCAGTACATTGAGCCCAGAAACATTCCCAAGAAGTATGGCGGCGAGCTTGACTACAACTTTGGAGAACTCGGCAACCCTGATCCTAACTGGGAGGGCGTCGTTGAGTTTGAGAATGGACACAAGACGTTTCCTAGCGGGCCGTTATTGTGGGAGGAGGATTCTAATGGAAGATTAGTCTGTATGGCTAAGGGTTCCAAGGACGGACAGCCTCGAAACGAGAGAATCTGTACAATCCCCAAGACCTTTGGTCTCGCGCCTGTTGTAGAAATCTCCAGCGGCGAAACAGTCGTTGAAACACCAGCAGAAACCAACGACGCAGCCGCCCTCAACGGAAACGGACACCCCGTATCTCCTCAAGGAACACACGACGATGGCGTTCAGACCGACGACGCGCTCTTGAGCGATGACGTGAacgagaagctgaagctgcagGACGACAAGCCTGTCGCAGCACAGACGACTACTGCGTGA
- a CDS encoding Alpha/Beta hydrolase protein has product MSFPSLLRLGLAIGALAGQSYASPFAPIHTRDDLSDTPLPIVVWHGLGDQFNSDGMKSIQALAEDIHPGTFVHIIAIDEDPSQDQMATFKGNVSDQVSKVCEELAKHPILSTAPAIDAIGISQGGQFLRGYVERCNWPQVRSLVTFGSQHNGIIDFRSCGATDWLCKGAMALMRFGTWSKLVQSSLVPAQYYRNPATEADYNKYLENSNFLADINNEREFKNEKYKANLSKLTNFVMWMFEDDDLVIPKESSWFEEVNGTEVIPLRARELYHEDWLGLRELDRNGGLRFRSAPGKHLENLYELLNETVTNYCGPWKRTFESDMEDSWDRLELI; this is encoded by the coding sequence atgtctttcccttccttgctccggcttggcttggccaTCGGAGCCTTGGCTGGACAGAGCTATGCTTCCCCTTTTGCACCTATTCACACAAGAGATGACCTATCCGATACCCCATTACCTATTGTTGTTTGGCACGGCCTTGGTGACCAATTCAATAGCGATGGAATGAAGAGCATTCAAGCCCTCGCTGAAGATATCCACCCGGGAACCTTTGTTCATATCATTGCCATCGATGAGGATCCCAGCCAGGATCAAATGGCCACTTTCAAAGGAAATGTCTCGGACCAAGTCAGCAAGGTTTGCGAGGAACTGGCCAAGCACCCCATTCTGTCTACTGCGCCCGCTATTGACGCCATCGGTATCTCTCAGGGTGGACAGTTCCTCCGCGGTTACGTCGAGCGCTGTAACTGGCCACAGGTCCGCAGTCTCGTCACATTTGGTAGCCAACACAATGGCATCATCGACTTCAGGTCCTGCGGCGCTACCGACTGGCTCTGCAAGGGAGCCATGGCCCTCATGAGATTTGGTACTTGGAGCAAACTTGTACAGTCAAGCCTTGTTCCCGCGCAATACTACCGCAACCCAGCAACTGAAGCCGATTACAACAAATACCTCGAGAATTCCAACTTCCTAGccgacatcaacaacgagcGCGAGTTCAAAAACGAAAAATACAAGGCAAATCTGAGCAAGTTGACCAACTTCGTCATGTGGAtgtttgaagatgatgatcttgttaTCCCGAAAGAATCTTCGTGGTTTGAGGAGGTCAATGGCACAGAAGTTATCCCTCTTCGAGCTCGTGAGCTTTACCACGAAGATTGGCTTGGCCTTCGCGAGCTTGACCGCAATGGTGGCCTCAGATTTCGAAGTGCCCCTGGTAAACACCTCGAGAACCTCTATGAGCTACTGAACGAGACCGTCACCAATTACTGCGGCCCGTGGAAACGAACTTTTGAGTCAGATATGGAGGACTCCTGGGATAGGTTGGAGTTAATTTGA